One part of the Humulus lupulus chromosome 9, drHumLupu1.1, whole genome shotgun sequence genome encodes these proteins:
- the LOC133799705 gene encoding uncharacterized protein LOC133799705, translating to MADLYRIEQGENEHPKAYLQSFIDLVDQIHDVDPITATNLFVKSLQVGSLLHKNLTMTPPYDMVEVQTRAEGVFRVLEFRERAQKKSALISAPPANNPPPPSRDDKRKRHQTDHAKEGKRPRQDRQSPRYPSFEYTVPQEVIYEENKDRPIWHEPYKITTPLDKRDKNRYCLFHKDHGHTITECHNLNNQIQALMRSGRLTQYIKEAGRPGTSQHNPSSAPAPQAADPVHTASAIPQEPLKQVPMIHGIVELTENQEHATKIHKRMEERVKRYRSLGYAVNLVTSEDRNYPASAIAFTDDDLQRVHLPHDDPLVISL from the coding sequence ATGGCAGACCTCTATCGGATCGAGCAGGGGGAGAATGAACATCCGAAGGCATATCTACAAAGTTTCATTGACCTCGTAGATCAAATCCACGATGTCGACCCGATTACCGCAACCAATCTCTTCGTGAAAAGCTTGCAGGTGGGATCTCTCTTACACAAAAATCTCACCATGACACCGCCTTATGACATGGTTGAGGTCCAGACCCGAGCTGAGGGTGTCTTCAGGGTCCTAGAATTTCGAGAGCGTGCACAAAAGAAATCCGCACTTATCTCTGCTCCACCAGCAAATAACCCTCCACCACCTTCTAGAGATGACAAGAGGAAGAGACACCAGACAGACCATGCAAAGGAAGGTAAGAGGCCAAGACAGGACCGACAATCACCGCGATACCCTTCCTTCGAATACACCGTCCCACAAGAAGTCATTTACGAAGAAAATAAAGATAGACCTATCTGGCATGAGCCGTATAAGATTACCACTCCTCTAGACAAAAGGGATAAAAATAGATACTGCCTCTTCCATAAAGATCACGGTCATACGATCACTGAATGTCATAACCTGAACAATCAGATCCAAGCCCTCATGAGAAGTGGGAGGCTAACCCAGTACATTAAGGAGGCAGGCAGACCCGGCACCTCGCAGCATAATCCTTCTTCTGCCCCAGCACCACAAGCAGCAGACCCCGTGCACACAGCCTCTGCAATCCCACAAGAGCCTCTTAAGCAAGTCCCCATGATACATGGGATCGTGGAGCTCACTGAAAACCAAGAGCATGCCACCAAAATCCATAAGAGGATGGAGGAGCGGGTGAAGCGATATAGATCATTAGGCTACGCGGTCAATCTTGTCACTTCAGAGGATAGAAATTATCCAGCCTCTGCAATCGCCTTTACTGACGATGACCTGCAAAGAGTGCACCTACCCCATGACGATCCTCTCGTTATTTCGTTATAG